Proteins from one Cryptomeria japonica chromosome 4, Sugi_1.0, whole genome shotgun sequence genomic window:
- the LOC131045404 gene encoding U-box domain-containing protein 33-like, protein MENPEVNRRIAQVETMPEIKEECASPPAEKIYVAVGKDLDQRQKALIFLLHIRPALRYFPSPIGKIPLNQARKDALEAYRKDEEKEINLCMNKYLDMCTIAKVKAGHLIIEREEENEDATAGESTLCSKACGRVVRHFHYRKSKNNRSPLPDWLRKRTEASISKPSPDYYSQSVSSPANFGSDLNNSNQNPSNFQQDYMSAVAENMDNLEITAAISEFCSELEAADRPQIDVDQAYDVEYEPAESREANTEEEVPKLQFTEALEAVVNANKELQNEIVRRRKAEAAAIISIHKKCQSLTRRRNEVEEEVQEMVEKLTSLGAKVNECSRERQEARREEIKAATCDFSNDFKLGEKDYGIMYRGEIRQIAVAVKILKENGFQFRRDFESEIDIFKDIRHPHLIRIVGACSEQDCIIYEYMSNGSLADHLSCKDASPPLPFYTRFRIAAGVCSALQYLHSFRPDPIIHGDLKPQNIFLDENYVSKISDFGLYSRLLPRDLYSESEPKGTFSYMDPVYLKNAKYSTKSDVYSLGIVILQLLTGKPAPGLVKEVEYALQSATFDKLLDPSAGDWPFVHANQLAYLALDCTHQETKKRPDLQPTVMKMLNQLSNMFAATNLGSLVESGQNLEEATEEIHVPSYFLCPIFQEAMQDPYIAADGFRYEKEAIQGWFDCGHDTSPMTNQKLVSKNMIANFSLRSAIRQWQERGDILNI, encoded by the exons AGCCTTAATATTTCTTCTTCACATTCGTCCCGCTCTTCGCTACTTTCCATCGCCTA TAGGGAAAATTCCATTGAACCAAGCAAGAAAGGATGCCTTAGAAGCTTACAGGAAGGATGAAGAGAAGGAAATCAACCTTTGCATGAATAAATACTTGGATATGTGTACCATAGCCAAG GTCAAAGCTGGGCATTTAATAATTGAGAGGGAGGAG GAAAATGAAGATGCAACAGCAGGGGAAAGCACACTATGTTCAAAGGCATGCGGGAGAGTCGTGCGACATTTCCATT ATCGGAAATCAAAGAACAACAGAAGTCCTTTGCCCGATTGGTTGAGGAAACGAACCGAAGCATCCATTTCTAAACCTTCTCCAGATTATTATAGCCAATCGGTTTCTTCGCCTGCAAACTTCGGATCGGATCTGAACAACAGTAATCAAAATCCGTCAAATTTTCAGCAAGATTATATGTCTGCTGTGGCCGAAAATATGGACAATTTGGAAATAACAGCTGCAATTAGTGAATTTTGTTCGGAACTGGAAGCGGCAGACAGGCCACAAATAGATGTTGATCAAGCTTACGATGTGGAGTATGAGCCTGCGGAATCTCGA GAAGCGAATACAGAGGAAGAAGTACCGAAACTTCAGTTTACAGAAGCATTGGAAGCGGTGGTGAATGCGAATAAGGAACTACAAAATGAGATCGTGAGGCGCAGGAAAGCAGAGGCGGCTGCAATAATATCAATTCACAAG AAGTGCCAAAGCCTTACGAGGCGACGAAACGAAGTcgaagaagaagttcaagaaatggTGGAGAAACTGACATCACTTGGAGCAAAAGTGAACGAATGCTCCCGTGAACGACAGGAAGCCAGGCGGGAG GAAATAAAAGCAGCAACCTGCGATTTCTCCAATGATTTCAAACTCGGAGAAAAAGACTACGGAATTATGTACAGAGGCGAAATAAGACAAATAGCAGTTGCAGTCAAAATCCTCAAGGAGAACGGTTTTCAGTTTCGGCGGGATTTCGAAAGCGAG ATTGACATTTTCAAAGATATCCGGCATCCGCATTTGATACGGATTGTGGGAGCCTGTTCCGAGCAAGATTGTATAATATACGAATATATGTCCAACGGAAGCCTTGCAGATCATCTCAGCTGCAAAGATGCCTCTCCGCCGCTCCCTTTCTACACCAGATTTCGTATTGCAGCCGGAGTATGCTCGGCTTTACAATATTTGCACAGTTTCAGGCCAGATCCAATCATCCACGGCGATCTGAAACCCCAAAATATATTCCTTGACGAGAATTATGTAAGCAAAATAAGCGACTTCGGCCTGTACTCTCGTCTTCTGCCAAGAGATCTGTACTCAGAATCGGAGCCGAAAGGCACATTTTCGTATATGGATCCGGTATACCTGAAAAACGCTAAGTATTCTACCAAATCTGATGTTTACAGCCTCGGAATCGTCATTCTTCAGCTTCTCACCGGAAAACCGGCACCGGGCCTTGTCAAAGAGGTGGAATATGCCTTACaaagtgcaacttttgacaaacttttggatccTTCAGCCGGGGATTGGCCATTTGTACATGCTAATCAACTGGCCTATCTTGCCCTAGATTGCACGCATCAGGAAACAAAGAAAAGGCCCGACCTTCAACCTACTGTGATGAAAATGCTGAATCAGCTTTCTAACATGTTCGCTGCGACAAATCTTGGCAGTCTCGTTGAAAGTGGGCAAAATTTGGAGGAAGCGACTGAGGAAATACATGTTCCCAGCTATTTCCTCTGTCCAATCTTCCAG GAAGCTATGCAGGATCCTTACATTGCTGCAGACGGCTTTAGATACGAGAAGGAGGCGATACAAGGATGGTTTGATTGTGGACATGATACATCTCCCATGACAAATCAAAAACTTGTGAGCAAGAATATGATCGCAAACTTTTCTCTGAGATCAGCCATTCGACAGTGGCAAGAAAGAGGCGATATCCTGAACATTTAA